From a region of the Chrysemys picta bellii isolate R12L10 chromosome 7, ASM1138683v2, whole genome shotgun sequence genome:
- the LOC135972720 gene encoding homeobox protein unc-30-like, which produces MEAAKVKNSVTEQVTQCPVISNTPKEGSRRKRTTFSKTQLDLLVKTFERDPYPGITVRERLSSLTEIPESRIQVWFQNRRARQLNQKKTEAPTFPKPNYGNKKLTHFSVNLPNRPRITESLASGQSQFNLQPCLPGGNQNVPSQPMQYSEQQLPRLDGHFKGLDSTFRTGTQIQTPSTHLSSAYVSRENQFSLGATGSPSQIQHPVQPLQQHPYYQISFPENYYSDTNLFQAASPLKLGGQQCGQGPQYQAAKENIHRMPVTVNYLNSSQGVINEECSYVKASTSHLSKSPVLGHEGGDPQVKMEPAQAEWNIYSPVSSSITLPPSTFANCQVTSQRMLTPLVPLFGQQLKEMIDEFDPRWSYMRNEVLGTGLDLLFESEQNVEQSGGSRSYPFTSGDQSSSCHLGHT; this is translated from the exons ATGGAAGCTGCCAAAGTGAAAAACAGCGTTACAG aacaaGTCACGCAATGCCCCGTTATTTCCAATACGCCGAAAGAAGGAAGCAGGAGGAAACGGACCACCTTTAGCAAAACCCAGCTGGACCTCTTGGTTAAGACGTTTGAAAGGGATCCCTACCCTGGCATCACAGTGCGGGAGAGGCTATCCAGCCTGACGGAGATACCTGAGTCTAGGATTCAG GTTTGGTTTCAAAACAGAAGAGCCAGGCAGCTGAACCAAAAGAAGACCGAAGCCCCCACCTTTCCCAAACCTAATTATGGCAACAAGAAGCTGACCCACTTCAGTGTCAATCTTCCAAACAGGCCAAGAATCACAGAGAGTCTTGCATCTGGTCAGAGTCAATTCAATCTACAGCCATGTCTGCCAGGAGGGAATCAAAATGTTCCTAGTCAGCCCATGCAGTATTCAGAGCAACAACTTCCTAGGTTAGATGGTCATTTCAAGGGCTTGGACAGCACTTTTCGAACAGGGACCCAAATCCAGACCCCATCAACTCATTTAAGCTCTGCTTACGTGTCAAGAGAAAACCAGTTCAGTTTAGGAGCCACGGGGAGTCCTTCTCAGATTCAGCACCCTGTGCAGCCACTACAGCAACATCCGTACTATCAGATATCTTTCCCTGAAAACTACTACTCCGATACAAATTTATTCCAGGCCGCTTCCCCCTTAAAACTGGGGGGCCAGCAGTGTGGTCAAGGTCCTCAATATCAAGCAGCCAAAGAAAACATACACAGGATGCCTGTCACTGTCAACTACTTAAACTCTAGCCAAGGAGTGATCAATGAGGAGTGTTCATATGTCAAGGCAAGCACTTCTCATCTTAGTAAGAGTCCAGTTTTAGGTCATGAAGGAGGAGACCCACAAGTAAAAATGGAGCCTGCTCAGGCTGAGTGGAACATTTATTCACCTGTTTCTTCTAGCATTACTCTTCCCCCTTCAACATTTGCAAACTGTCAGGTAACATCTCAGAGGATGTTGACTCCTCTGGTTCCTTTGTTTGGGCAACAACTGAAAGAAATGATAGATGAATTTGATCCTCGTTGGTCATACATGAGAAATGAAGTCTTAGGTACTGGTCTAGATTTGCTATTTGAAAGTGAACAAAATGTAGAGCAAAGTGGTGGTAGTAGAAGTTACCCCTTCACCTCTGGTGACCAGAGTTCAAGCTGCCACTTAGGTCATACCTGA